The Fimbriimonadaceae bacterium genome has a window encoding:
- a CDS encoding TatD family hydrolase, giving the protein MRPMLIDTHTHLDDARYESDREAMIARAREAGVESMITIGCDLATSRSAVALAN; this is encoded by the coding sequence ATGCGCCCCATGCTGATCGATACCCATACCCATCTCGATGATGCGCGTTACGAATCCGACCGCGAGGCCATGATCGCCCGTGCGCGGGAAGCCGGCGTAGAATCGATGATCACCATCGGCTGCGACCTTGCCACCAGCCGATCGGCGGTCGCGCTCGCCAAC